The window tggacctactctggatcacatcctgagtCTACTCCAAACACTCTGTCAGATTTATTTCTTCTGTTACcaggtggtccacctcctggtcggattgtattttcttttgcggaatataataacaattatttattgggaaattctccgcattgggtaatcccagtatttctttaaaaaattttcttaacAATATTTCAGAAGATAacaaatgagtcactgggaaattaaccaagcggaggtTCCTCGCTCTgtgcatattttccaacattaCTATTTTAGAATGTAACATCGTAGAATCCTTAActgcagatactgagacagcttgcaatGTATTAGCTTGAGTTTCAAACATACTTAATCTTTTATCCAAGCAACTTAAGTTAGAGTCCACATTCTGAAACTTTTGAGACACAGAATGTGAGTAGTCCGAAGTTTGTTTCactgattctctgagaaacccttcaactctagaaatacctaaccacaaatctttaagggtaatatcttgcTTTTCCACTGTTTGTGGTTGATCCTCTACTACACCTGAAAATTCaggtggtttaggtatttcagtaaaaaTTAGTTCACTTATCTGAGTAGATGAAACCACTAATCCAGTAGAAAGAGCGGGGGTAATATTCCCACTACCTCCAGATACTGGATGAAGTGGGGGTGTCCTTTCGAGGGGGCTCAACGATGCTCCTGATGTGGGAGAGTTCATATCAAGTAAAGGTTGTGATGGAATTTCTGCAGGAAATGTTAAATGTCTGTCCATAGGACCAGAAACAGCAGGGGTTGAGCTCTtaggcttaattttccttttacCCTTATTGTCAAATTAAAGTTATACAACCTGAGCTCCCACTCCCCGACTCCACGTTGCTCCAGGGGGCGAGGCCTGCGGCCGCACCACAGCAGCAGGCTGCAATTTAAAGAAAACCAGCGAggagagacggacccgatgacgtcaagGGTCCATCCTCCACAGTGCCTGCCCGAATTTCACCTCCGGGGCAAGCCGTCGCTGCAGGCAACACGTGGCAGCGATGAAGATCTCCTCCAGCGTCCCAACACAGAACTAGCAGCTCCCAAAGACACCGCGGCAGCAGGCTGCAATTTAAAGAAAACCAACGAggagagacggacccgatgacgtcaagGGTTCGTCCTCCACAGTGCCTGCCCGAATTTCACCTCGGGGGCCAGCCGCCGCTGCGGGAAACATGGGGCAGCAATGAAGATCTCCTCCAGCGTCCCAACACAGAACTAGCAGCTCCccaagaatgtttttaaatttgtcttaaatttatcgattaGTTTTTCATGACGAAGTTGAGATGGCAGAGtgttccataaagttggggctACTACTGAAAAATTGGATTTCCTGGTATAGAAGAATTCCTTTATGTAGGGGATAGAAAGTAAGTTCTGGTCAGCTATCTGAGAGTCCGTGAAGGGCGAAAAGGGAGGAGGAGCTTATCGAGAAAAGAGGGTCGATGGGAAAGTTTAATTTTGAAGACCAACATAACGGTTTTGTAGGTAATACGATGTGTAATGAggagccagtgagcttctttcagaagaggagtgacattaTCGTATTTCTCTAACttatatataagttttattgcagtgttttgaataagcttTAGACATTGTGATTCTTTTTGAAGAATTCCGTTgtagatagaattgcagtagtcaagatgaGAAATAACTAAAGAATGAACTAGGATTGTGATTGCTTCAGTGTCAGAAGTTAGAGAACGTATAAGCCGAAGCTTATAAAAACAGGTTTTTACCACTGAGctgatatggtcatgaaaagATAAATCTTTATCTATAATTActccaagtaattttatttttgtttccatttttacAGGGTGAGATTTAATGAAGATCTTTCCTATTATTGTTTCATTGTTTTTGATTGGAAAAAGTAAGCCACATGATTTATTGAGGTTAAGAGAAAGTTTATTTGCGTGAAGCCAGTCGCTTATTTTGTCTAATTTATTATTGATTATTTGTATTTCTGAGATATTTGAAGTGTCAACAGGGTGAAGTAGTTGAATGTCATCCGCGTAAGCAAAGATTGTGAACCCAATTGACTGGGCTAGGATGAGAAGAGGCgccagaaaaatgttaaatagcaagggagagagaatggagccttgtgggacaccgtaAGTTTGAGCTATAGACGGTGAGGTTTCCTCCTTTGAGTGAACCTTGAAACTACGTTCATTGAAGTATGAGGTAAACCATAAAAGAGCTGAACCTGTAAGGCCGCAGTCTTTGAGTCAGTTGACAAGGAGAGAGTGGTCAACAGTATCAAATGATGCAGACAAGTCTAGGGAAATAAGAAGAACAGATTTCTGGTGATCAAGAAAATAATATATAGTTGAGATAAGACCTTGTAAAGATAATTCAGTGGAGTAGGAGGAACGAAAGCCAGTTTGCATTACAATgtaaagggggcaggatctggggcacAGCTTGGGTGGGTTTAGAGCTCTTTAACGACTACCTTTCATCTCTTGGACAAGACTTTCCAACTTTGGAGCAAAACTGtttagctatgctgatgatattactcTTATACTTTCTTGTAAAACATCGTTGAGTAATATAATTCCTATTGTTGAGGATGTCAGAATTCAAGTTGAAGCTGAatgcagataaaacaaaattcttttttgCTTCTCCACGACAGTTACGTTCAGATTCAACAATATCTATAATATACGATTCACTCTACAATAAAAATATTAGGTGTTACCCTGGACTGCAATTTAACCATGAAACATCAAGTTGATAATGTGGTCCATGTTTTTTCATGTTGTGGAAGTTGCATACGCTTAGATCTTACTTCGATGCCTCAGCATTTAGAATCTTGGTCCCGTCCTTAGTGCTAAGacagcttgattactgtaatataatttatctTGCGGGACTCAAAAAGAACATCTCAAGATTACGTGTTATTCAGAACACTGCAATTAAACTTAAATGCAATCaaaagaaaatatgatcatgttaccccattGAACCACGAGATGCATTGGCTCCCTATGGAGGTGCATCTTATCTTTAAATTGGGTTGCTTGTATTTCAAAGTTATTACTGGCCAGGCCCCACAATATCTGATAGATTTATTCATCTTTTCATCCCAGAAACACTTGAGGAAAATCCATGGTCTTCTTGTTTTTTTATCAGTCAACGGCTGTAAGTTTAAAAGATTTCATGAATGACAACTTTCCTTTCACGCTGCTCTGCACGATGATGATTTCAGGCATTTGTGCTTGACTTCCCATTCTTACCTTCAGTTTAGAAGGCAACTGAAGatgtatctttttgataaattcataGGCAATTAGATTCATTTTTCTCAGATCCATTTGTATTTTTTAACTattttgttaactgcatagaactaTTTGGTTTTGCAGTCTATAAATTGATTTACTGTATTGTCTTGTCACAGTAGCAAAAGGTAGACCTTGTCAAAACAGATTTagagccctccctccccccaactcatTTACTGTGCAATATGAACAAGGATTTGGATTTTCTTAGCTCAAGTTCTTTACAGATATATCTTTACAAATCAGACTACAATCAAGGGCTTGAGTTACTTGTCTTTCTTGTATGATGGCAAAACGAAAACAGAATCTtctcttaaccttttcctatcgtgtgccCGGATaacaggacattccaaaaatgtcgttgccatcgtggataaacagtctgtatggactaataaagagccaggaacacaaaatatttgaatttacagacttatgacttatttacattatgtttacaatagccgtaaatgataacggtgaataatacagaactttgctaaaataattacgattggaaccagcgtaacgtaaaatttattacaataggaaaaggttaactAATATGGCAGTATGTATGAAGCCTCTTTGGGAGTAACTGATAAGTAACATTAGGTtatattaaataaaaacaaaaaacagacagtAAATATACAGTAGTAGATAAAGTCTGAAAATCATGTAGCACATATAATCAACTCAAGGAGAATAACTGCCCACAGAGTGTCATGTTTACTaaaagcataataaaaaaagtttCTTCATTAATTtctagggagagagggagggggggcttAGTCAACAATGACTTCAAATTTACAaattaaaaaagctaaaaataaaactaatcaTTGGCAATCTTGTAACCTTCATAGTCTCAACACTCTTACATGTATACtgagatacagtggtaccttggtttacgagcataatccgttcctggagcatgctcataatccaaaacacttgtttatcaaagcaaagttccccataggccctaatgcaaactcagaagattcgttccacaaccatagtttgcaatggtggcccagggctgagtacctgcctgcgggtgctgcagcgctttcaaagtggtggcttccttccctcggggtccccatgcagctgccctcctgcttcgtccgatgcctctgccgtccgtcagcgcctcccggctcccgatccaagccggccgccatcctgtgCGAGCATGCGCACGAcctcacctctcctctcctaagtcagccgctgccccgacaacacACTCACCATGTACAAGCACGACGTCCTGCATGCTTGTATGTGGTGAGCATGTTGTCAgggcagcggctgacttaggagaggagaggtgaggTCGTGCGCATGCTCGCACAGGATGGCGGCCTGCTTGGATCgggagccgggaggcgctgacggacggcagaggcatcggccgaagcaggcgggcagccgcacggggaccccgagggaaggaagccaccacttTGAAAGCactgcagcacccgcaggcaggtgttcacccctgggccaccattgctgagtgctcgtttatccgggcagtgctcggtttgcgagacaaaagtttgctgagtgttttgctcgtcttgcaaaacactcgcaaactgggttagATTCCACTGTATACAAAAATGATTTCTTACCTGATAGGGGCAAGGAATGTGGTATTCTCTGCAACGTTCCTGTATCCATGTTGTCTCCCATACACTTCTGTAAGTCTGTTCATAGAAATAGCAGCCTATCACAACTAAAAGGGGTACAAGGTACAGAACACTAAATACTCCAATACGGATCATGAACTTCACCAGCTTGTCCTGATTCTCCTTCTCTAAAGGAATTTCAATTCGAACCCGATTTAGGGAAATAATGCCAGCCAGCAGTAGTGAAACACCAACCACCACATAGAGGCAAAGGGGGGCAAGCACAAAGTATCTTAATGCATCGACATCATAGAGGCCAACGAAGCACACACCACTGATACTGTCCCCTTCGATTTTGTTCATTGCTAGCAGGATAATAGTTAGTGTTCCAGGAATGCCCCATGCGCTGGCATGAAACAAAAGTGCTTTCTTCTCGATGGCTTCACTGCCCCACTTTGGCACAGCTGCCAAGAACCATGTGATAGTGAGGATGACCCACCAAACACTACCAGCCATTGTAAAGAAATAGAGCACCATAAAAAGCATGGTGCAAGCTTTGTTGTGCGATCCTTGTGTCACAGTAGAGGCTTTATACTGGCCAGGGGTGGAGGCATTGCAAGCCACACGATCCTCTAACAAAAatccaataaaaaaaatcaaggaCACCATCATGTAGCAGACAGCATAGAATATGATGGGTCTTTCTGGGTATCGGAACCGTGTAACATCaatcaaaaaagttaaaaaggtgAAAAGGGTAGCAGAGAGACAAACAATGGAAATCACTCCTATAAAGTACCGGGCAAATGACAATTCTTCTCGTCTGAAGTACATGTTTGGACAGGGAGGGGAACAGTCTCGAACTCCCAAAAAAGAGTATCCCAAATCAGGGTCAATTTTCAACTCTCTTGGACACCAAAAGCCATAATCCCTCTGCACTGCCATTGGGGTTTCTTCAGTGAAGCCTCCAACCAAACTGATGTCTACAAGACGTGGATAGGGCTCATCACAATCTGGAAATCTAGAACAGAACACACAGAGGCTTTACAAAATCTCAAAAttattttttgcattttgttTTCTGACTCGCTAGGTAAAAAGATCCTCAACAATGTCTATTCTATTCCCAAGAATGCATTGTAGAagcattttttaaatatgtttcccTTTCATGTGGAGTATGCATGCCCAGCCAAAATTTGCCTTGTTATTCAGGTGAATGGTACTGATTCAAAAAAGTTGTGCATCTTTCTTTGGGACTCCATCTGCATTTTAAGGACCTTCAATGAATACAGCTTTCATCTCTTCTTTCTACATGTCAAAACCCCACCATTAGTCTCATATTCTTTGTTATCTCAACCACCTTAAGCCTTTTCCTAACTTCTTTTTTCTCAACCTTGCCAGTCCATGCCACTAGAACCATCTATATTATATAAGAATCAGAATTGAGCAATCAAAAATCTAACACACATTGTATGGATGCAGTTTACATTATTAAGAAAAGTAAATTTGTTCAACATGCTTTTGGTTGTTTTTCCTGTGTATGTAGAAAAATGTTTATATTAATGAAGCTTGCAATATCATTTGAAAGGATAAtagatagttttttttttaattttaaaccaTTTAAGAAACCTGTATATGTATTATTAATGCACATTTTTCTATACAAAAAAATaggatataaaaaaaatattgggagagtgtggcacagtggttaaagctatagcctcagcattctgaggttgtgggttcaaatccatgctgctccttgtgaccctgagcaagtcacttaatcccccctgtGACAAGTTTGGCACTTCTCCTGCCTTTGTCCACTttaaaagccaaaagagaacaaTTCCCAGAGTGAGAAAAGATGACCAAAATCACTGTTCAGACTCACTGACATGTTAGGCTGCCTATCTGACACAGTGGCTCCAGTGCATGAACCCTGGCATGATACAGTAGCCTATAATGAGAGTAAAGCTACTCCCAGGTTGAAACCAAGATCTTACAGAGCTTTGCCCAGAAAACAGAAGCAGCTCCCTGTAACTAAGAATTGCAGAGATTTGCAGTGACcagaggggagccagagagaaacCAAATCCAATACCTGTTCCAGGTAGGTTTGGGTGGGGCTCATACAGACAAAAGCAGGGAACTCACACCCCAGAGGTGAAGACCCACTGTGGACTGAACCTAAAGCTGGACAAGATAACGATGTGGAAATGCTGGATGCTGAAaatcctgcccagttaaattaaGCAGAGCTCCTAAGCCAAGGGGAAACAATGGAGGTTCAGAACAGCTTGCTTCAGGAAGTGAGCTGGTGGAGGCCATGGACACAACTTGAATTTGGGAAGTGCTGATGTTTGTTCTTGCCTTTGAGCACCTTTTCAAAGGCAAGAACAAACATCAGCACTTCCCAAATTCAAGTTGTGTCCATGGCCTCCACCAGCTCACTTCCCGAAGCAAGCTGTTCTGAACCTCCATTGTTTCCCCTTGGCTTAGGAGCTCTGCTTGGTTTAACTAGGCAGGATTTTCAGCATCCAGCATTTCCACATCATTATCTTGTCTAGCTTTAGGTTCACTCCACAGTGGGTCTTCTCCTCTGGGGTGCGAGTTCCCCGCTTTTGTCTGCGTGAGCCCCACCCAAACCTACCTGGAACAGGTATGGATTTGgtttctctctggctcccctctgGTCACTCTGCACATCTCTGCAATTCTTAGTTACAGGGAGCTGCTTCTGCTTTCTGGGCAAAGCTCTGTAAGATCTTGGTTTCTACCTGGGAGTAGCTTTACCCTCATTATAGGCTACTGCATCTTGCCTGGGTTCATGCTCTGGGGCCACTGTGTCAGGATAGGCAGCCAAACCTGGTAGTAAGTCTGAACTGCGATTTGGGGCTTTTCTCATCCTGTGAACTGTTCTCTTTTGGATTTTAAAGGAGACAAAGGCAGGAGCAGTGCCGGACTTGTCacacaccattgccccaggtacattagatagattgtgaacctgccgggatagacaggaaaaaatacttaagtacctgaataaattaatgaaaaccattctgggctcccctgggaaaacagtatagaaaattgaatgtataaataaaattttaaatctgatatttaAGCACAGGGAGATTAAATAACTAGTTTATACTACAAATTCAATTTTAATTGAGGATTTGTATCTTTTCCAAGAAACAAGCAATTCTACTACAAGTGTCATGCTGGGTCACACCAGTAGTCTCTTAAGCCCTATATCCTGTCTCAAACAGTGACCAATCAGGGTCACTTGGAACTactagggggagagagggaataagggaaagggggaaggaactGTAACAACCAACCAGAGGGAGGAGGGAACTGTATCAAACCACCAGCCTGGGGGGGATTTCCATTTCTTATCAGCCCATCTCCTAATCTCACCAACACCAGTATAATCCACAGAGCTTCCTGCTTATTTTTTCCATCCTCTTTGGTGCTAGTGCAGCGTGTCTTGAGCCTAGCACCATTTAGCCCATGGGACACATCCAAATGCCTATTGAGGCTATCTGTCCCAGGGAACTACCATGCAGATCTTTATGGGGAGATCTATTTCTTACTGCTTTAGTCATGAAACAAAGAGGTGGCAATCCCAAAATCTAGTTGGCCAATCATTAGACCTGTTCTCCACTTAACTGGCAAACTATTTTTAAACCCAATATTATTAGCCTAGTCCACATTCCCCAGCTACAAATCAAACTATTCTCACCTGCTGCACTCCATATCCTCAGGCCAAGAGACACCAAACATCTCCATTAGTTTGTAACATTCACTGTAAGCTCGTTGGCACAGTCTACGGCAGGGAAGGGTGACTCGTCCATACTCCATGCAGATGGGAGCATACAAGGCACAGAGGAATGGACGAAAATCCCGGGAGCATTCCAGATTCACCATGGGATGGAAAGgctaaaataaagaaaacaaggATCAATCAATTGCACAACTGTACATAAGTGGCAGTAGTAATGTTACATAGTTTTGTCAAACCTAATATTCATATAATATACATATTTTTGACAAGTGGTCATGCCCACTTCTGGTCCAATTAGACACAAGgatctgcccaagctccgcccactCTCCAGCCCTCCCTGCTCCTTTTGACGAAATCTTTttgtcctgaagaggtgctgagtgaggacctgctaaggggaagaaaaatttaattggaatatcttacctgctggcattcagACTTGGGAAAAAGGACAACTCAGATTTCATtgttattgtatttattttacttttttagcAAAAGTCAGTAGTCTTTATTAGGGTTTTATacaaagtgttttagtctagattagtattttaggttgcatttcagaggaTAAGATAATATCAGTTTAGAGCAGggctctcaaagtccctccttgaggggcacatatccagtcaggttttcaggatttccccaatgaatatgcatgagatctatgtgcatgctctgcttttaatgcatattcattggggaaatcctgaaaactcgactggattgcggccctcaaggatggactttgagacccctagttTAGAGCGtagatagcagttgaggaaagtctccGTTTAGTGTTTAATTCCCTCCCACCCGAAGGCTAACCTTTTGATTTATAGGTACTTCAGCCAATTAGGAAGAGGACATTGCTTTGGTagggttttttcttctctttcataAGGTACGAGCACTTCTGTAACcatagtatggctgggaaacCGTGTCGAGAAAGCTGTTGCTCAGGTTACAGCATCTGCCTCTGTGCAGACAAAAAATGTTACCCAAGAAAAGAGGTTGGTTCCATGTACAAGATGTCTTCGGCTTCAATCCCTCTTAATGAAGTAAAGGAAATGAGAGAGGAgctggcaagactgagaagcatctgcAAGAATGAAAGATACATCAAAATGCTTCATGAGGCATTTGGGGAAGGAGGCCATGCTGACTCAGATTATGGGACCCTGCATGATCGATACTGTGATTCCATCTGCCCTcgaactgaagaaccagtatgcaGCCAGGCAATGAGAGCATTCCAGGGAGAAGAAGAACCAAAGCTCAAACCCCCCAAAGTTGCTGGAtctgtgaccactaggaggcaaaAGGAAGTGGTAGTTGGCAATTCCCTTCTGAGAGACAGAGGTGTGCAATCAGCTTGGTGACAAAATTCAAGATGTTACTAAGAGCTTACCAagaactagagaataacacggtggcAAATATTCCCCATCCCCGAAGGATCTCTCTAACCCTgttccatccctgcaagctctgtccttatctgcacaagtctcaaacactttaaaatcataagtgtttgaggcttgtgtggttaaggcataACTTACAGAAATAGGACAGGGCCAGGaccaaaactcgcagggatgggaataTTGagatcctgcagggacggggacaatttgccctcatgtcattctctagccaagATTTATCAAGCCTGAGTGCTGTCAATGCCCGAGTCATAGGAGGTTGGGTGTCGGTTTCAGAGTCCTTCGCCATGCTCAATGTTGATGCAGTACTGAGAAGGTTTTTCAAACTGTAGTTTTTGGGCTTTCAGTGACTTCTTTTGCATATGGAGACAAAGGATACAACTAATGCCCCAATGTTCACGACCTAGACACTGGAAACATCAATTATGTGCGTCAGAGCAAGAAACGGTCTGATTACAATCGAGAACATTTCTTAAAGCCATTCAGTACCCTTTATTGACATGGAGGGGGAAAACAGCCAACGCTACgtcaaagggctcaatggccTGGGGAGGTTGACTAGAATGCTGAAAAAGGTCagttaaaaggaaaataaaaaaagctcAGAGTGgcccaaaggtaaaaaaaaaaacccaacacacaAAACCTGACAAAAATGAATTAACCTCAGGTAAAATACTGGAACATGATTAAAACAAGAAATTATGAGGATGGAGAAAAATAAGTAGAGAaggcacaaaaataaataaatagaggaaATCcatgggacccttggatgatcaaggagcaaaagaaaTACTGAGGGTCATAGAGGAGAGGCTAAATggattctttgcttcagtctttacagaagacAACGCAAGAGATCTCTTCAGTTTCCTTTTCAGCACATcataaaagcataagaacataagaatagtcatactgatggtctagcccagaatcccatcttcatggtggctaatccaggtcacaattacctggcaaacccccaatagtagcaacattccatgctatggatccagagcaagcagaggcttccctcctatttgtctcaatagtagactatggtcttttcctccaggaacttgtccaaacttattattattttttttttaaccagctacaTTACATggcagaagccactgcttgccctggatcggtagcatggaatgttgctactatttggattttgcctggtacttgtgacctggattagccaccgtgaagatgggattctgggctagaccactggtctgactcagtatgactattcttatgctcttatgttatgCTGAAAAGGAAACTGAAGAGACAGCTTCTCAATTccatggaaaatgaagaactgatagTCCCGTAagatcaggtgggaaggcactagcATGCATGCAGTATGGGCACTGtgaaaagatttaaagtgacaatgcACTTAGTAGTGTCTGTTCCAGGTTCCAtcaatgacgtcacccacatgtaagaatattatgcctgcttgtacTCTGAGAATACCATAAATACTTGAATATAACCTAAGAttttgacccctcccccccaaaaaagcatcaaaatttaatctctgtttatattcaacaGCTCCCTCCACCACTGTCATGTCCAGCATTCCTACcattccctccttctctctctgctACTGCCACTAGCACTCCTGAACCAGCAGAGCTCTCACTGATtcattctcccccccaccccgaacaaGCACGACTCACACTTAGTTCCTCTCTCCTCCTGGACCCACTAGTAGGCCCTCCAGGCCTATCGTACCTTTCTAATGGCCTACTGGCATATGAGGACAGGAGCAGTCCCTACATGTTCCTTCCCATGCTATGTCTGAAGTAAAAATGGCTGCCGCAACTTCCGACAGCAATCTTGCGAGACTGCTGCTGGAGGCTATGGAAGCCATTTTTACAAAAACACCATGGGCATGAATGAGTGGAGATTGCTTGTACCCTAATGTGTTACTAGACCGCCAGAGGTAAAATAGGCAGGGGGGAAGGGCTCATCTGTTAGAAGGAGGCAGCGGTGAAGGAGACACTTCATGGAAAGGAAAGGAACGCGAGGAATGCTACACTCCAcaggggaaagaaggaaggatgaAAGGGGAGGAGGAATGCTGGATTGAAAACCCTTGGTTTATACTTTTAACATTTTATCCCTAATAAAAAAAGGTAGGGGGGGAAGAAAATGTTCTTATATTCAGAaagatttatattcaagtatatatggcagTTTGAATCTGACAGAAGTAATAGTGCCTCTGTATAAGTGTCTGGTTAGATCTCATTGAAGTATTGTGTATAAGTCTGGAGACagcacttaaaaaaataaaaaacaccctaaaacacaggattaaGTCAGTACAGAGGGAGTTACTTAAAACAGTCAATGATCATTATAAAGTATATAGGGTGAACaaagatttaaatatatataCGTACTTTGAAAGAAAAGCAGGAGAAGGAGATATAAAAGAGTCATTTCAATCAATCATTTACATAC is drawn from Geotrypetes seraphini chromosome 3, aGeoSer1.1, whole genome shotgun sequence and contains these coding sequences:
- the FZD3 gene encoding frizzled-3; the protein is MLYCINMASSWIFGCLWLLAAFAWCTHGHSLFACEPITLRMCQDLPYNTTFMPNLLNHYDQQTAALAMEPFHPMVNLECSRDFRPFLCALYAPICMEYGRVTLPCRRLCQRAYSECYKLMEMFGVSWPEDMECSRFPDCDEPYPRLVDISLVGGFTEETPMAVQRDYGFWCPRELKIDPDLGYSFLGVRDCSPPCPNMYFRREELSFARYFIGVISIVCLSATLFTFLTFLIDVTRFRYPERPIIFYAVCYMMVSLIFFIGFLLEDRVACNASTPGQYKASTVTQGSHNKACTMLFMVLYFFTMAGSVWWVILTITWFLAAVPKWGSEAIEKKALLFHASAWGIPGTLTIILLAMNKIEGDSISGVCFVGLYDVDALRYFVLAPLCLYVVVGVSLLLAGIISLNRVRIEIPLEKENQDKLVKFMIRIGVFSVLYLVPLLVVIGCYFYEQTYRSVWETTWIQERCREYHIPCPYQLTRTSRPDLILFLMKYLMALVVGIPSVFWVGSKKTCFEWASFFHGRRKKEAVNESRQVLQEPDFAQSLLRDPNTPIIRKSRGTSTQGTSTHASSTQLAIMDDQRSKAGSVHSKVSSYHGSLHRSRDGRYTPCSYRGIEDRLPHGSMSHLTDHSRHSSSHRLNDQSRHSSIRDLSNPVTHITHGTSMNRVIEEDGTSA